Sequence from the Bacillus mesophilus genome:
AACGCTTAATAACACGTAAGAAACAGTGCTCTTGATAAGTCGAAAACGCTCTTTCTCTGTTTCTTCCGCTGAAACGTTTTGTTCAAAAGTTGCCTCGTATCGTTTGGCAGTTGAATGTAAAATTCCCATCGCATTTGCACGTATAGTATGATCGCCCTCAGTAACATCAATGTGAACAGTAAACTCAGGGGAATCAATCATCTCAAAGTGTAGATCCGCTTCTTCAAAAAACAACTGAACAATATGTGTGAGCGGTCTTACAAATCTGTCATCCTTTATACCATCTAATTGGATTTTCAAAGCAAATCACCTTTCTATTTAAAAAGCTTACTTAAGTGTACATAAGGATGAGTGGTAGGTCAATTTCATAACTTTACGCTAGGAAACTCTAAAGTGCATACAGAAAAGGTGCTGACCTACGCCAGCACCTTTTATCATTTATTATTTAAGTGTGTTATGGACAATTGTTTTCTAAAATGAGACATGATCATATAGGGAACTCCGTTTTGGTCATTTTTCCTAGTAATCCAATCAGCTGCTTGTTTTACCTCTATAGGAGCATTTCCCATTGCTACTCCTAATCCGGCTTCTCTAATCATTTCTAGGTCACTGATTGAATCCCCAATCACAACCATCTCAGAAAAATCTATTCCTAAATATTGACCAAGTAGCTTTAGGCCGTCCCTTTTTGAAACCTGCTTGGAGACAATTTCAAGTTTAAGAGGTGCATCAGAATAAAGGTGAACCCCTTCAAAGGCATGCTCTAAAGTTGTCTGTGCTCTTTCCAACTCTTCATGCTTTTCAAAGTAAACGTCTATTTTAGGTGTTGAAACTGGAAAGTCACGAAGAGAATCGCCCAATGATTCTACAAATTGCATGGGATAAAACAACGGATCACCCGTTACAAATACTGCCCTTGCCACCATATTATTTTGCAGATGAACTCGGTTACCAAGGGAATACCTTTCATGTAATAATCGGATATTACAATCAAAGTTTTCTAACACTTGGACAATATTAAAGGTCTTTTCTTCTGGTATACGATTATCTATAATAGGCGCATCCACCGATGTAGCGATAAATCCTCCTCCATGTGTAACTAGTAAACCATCGATTTTTAAAGCCTTTGCCACTTTTTTGGCAGAAGGAAAATTCCGATTAGTTACTAAAGTAATATAAACTCCTCTACGTTTCACAAAGTCAATCGCTTCTTTTAAACCCTTTTGAAGCCGTCCGTTTGAACGAAGGATCGTTCCATCTATGTTTAATGCCAGCATCCGATAGTACATCACTATCTTCTCCCTTCAAAGGTCTAGTCATATATCCTTAAATTATGTTAATTTTCAAGGGAATAGAACTTGCCTTAAAGAGAGGACAATTTATAACACCTTAATGGATATCTCGCTTTTTAAAGCGTCCACCTTTTACCTCGGCGATATTACCTACATCGAGAAACGCCCCAGAATCGAGCTCTTCCACAATTGATTTTAGTTTAGCTTCTTCTAATCGTGTAATAACGCAGAAGATTACTTTCTTATCATCTCCCGTATAGGCCCCTTCCCCAGAAAGGTATGTTACTCCACGACCTAATCTTGCCATAATCGCATCACCAATTTCTATGTGTTGATCACTAATAATCCAAGCCGATTTAGACTCGTCTAATCCCATTACGGTTACATCTATTGTTTTAAAAGCAATAAAATAGGCAATTAGCGAGTACATGGCACGATCCCAACCGAACACAAATCCAGCACTACCTAAAATGAAAATATTAAAAAACATAATAATTTCACCGACTGAAAACGGTAATTTCTTATTGAACAAGATTGCTAAAATTTCCGTACCATCTAATGAACCGCCATATCTAATAACAATACCGACACCAATCCCGAGTGTGATACCTCCAAAAACTGTAGCCAATAACGGATCTGTTGTCACTACTTCCACATTATGGAGCGCTGCTACTGAGAAGGATAAAACGATGATAGCAAACAAGGTAGAATATGCGAAGGTTTTACCAATTTGTTTATATCCGATGTACAGAAAAGGCAGATTGAGGAAGAATAAGAACCAAGCTAACTTAATGTTAGTTAAATAAGATAAGATAATGGATATTCCGACAATTCCACCGTCAATAATCTTATTCGGTACAAGGAATAATTCAAGTCCTGCAGCCATTAATATAGAGCCTAATAAAATAAATAAACCTCGTTTAAAAATCTTAATCAAAGACGTATGTTTATGTTGTGTTTGTTTTTTTGCAACTTCCAACTCCATCCCTCCCTGAAGTAATCATTTATTTTAATTATAACACTATGTTAGTCTATATTATTTTCAGATGCTTCGTTTGTTGTAAAAATTATAGATGAATATTTGGTTAGTGATCAACATAGATGAGGTTTCATTGCGCTACCACTTGCTCAAAGTTCAGTTAGTAGCAACAGACGCATATTTTAGAAAAGTGACGCATAAAAGTCAGGATTAGACGCATATATTTCAATTTTGACGCATAAGAGTTGAAGTTTGGCGCACATTTTCGAAATACGGTGCATAAAAGGTTAAACCAAAGATTAGGTTGACTCAAAATCACCCTATTTTAGTTAAAAATTCTTAAATATACCAGTAAACCCTATACTGACGTCTGTAAATAAGCATACCCTTCCATTAAATAAAAAAACCTCGCAACATTTCCATTGCGAGGTTCTCCTATTATGATCCCATTGGACCGTATAATTCTTCTAGAGGCTTCATGATAATTTGATTTAGTTCACCAATTAACACGCTCATACGCTGCTCGGTATCCATTAGACGTGCAATTGTCGGATGTTGCTGAACTAGTGCCACTTGTTGTTGCGCCTGTTCAACCTCTTGTTGAGTAATTTCCATACCAGACATTTGCTTTTGCTGAAGCTGTAGTTGCATATCGCGGAAGCTTGTAAAAAGTCTCGACGCTGCTTCGTCTGCATTCACTTCATCATATAATTTTTTTAGTTCCTGAAATTCATTGCTGTTTCTAACAGCCTTTTCTAATTCGTATGCTACATCATGTAAATTGGTAGACATGTAGGTCCCTCCTCAAATTATGTAAATGACCACGCACTTAAATTATTCATACGTTCAGTCTCCTACAACTATAACAAACCTTTTTGTGTATTTCACCCTATAAGCCATACAATAACTCCTTGAAGCAGTCCAATTAACCCACCCAGTAGCGCTCCTAGAAAGGTAATCATTTTAAATTCTTTTTTTGAAATGGATAAGATCATATCTTCCAATCTTCCGACTGAAAAGCCTTCAACTTGGTGTCTAACCATATCTTCCACTCTGAGTTTTTGAAGGATCTTGTCAGAGTTCTTCGCTAAATAAAAGACCGCAAACTTTACAATCGCTGGAGCAATTTTTTCAATGATTAATTCTTTTACAGGTAGAAGCAATTCAGAAACCGGACGCTCTAACAGAGCAGAGATGTTCAGTTCTTTTACTATTTTCTGTCTTACAGTGAAAACGAGTTCCTCTTTTTTAAGGATGTCTGAAAACTCATCCACTCTCTTACGTTTTAGCTTATTCCATTCTTCCTCTATTAAAGAAGTTAGAATTTGGACTGTTCCATCATGCTTAAGGAATTTAATAATTTCAGGCTGAACCTTTTCTACAAGGCTTACTTGCCCTAAAAACATGGTGACCATATTGCCAAGCATCCCTCTCGTTGCTAGGAAATCATCAATCATGTTCTTAAGCTTTTGCTTTCCGACTTCACTTTGAAAAAATTCAACACCTTTATTGGATATGTAAAGACTTATAGAAGGAATACTTTGATCAATGCGACTGATTAGACTAGCCGGTATCAACTCATCGATACTCTGTGAGGAATGCTCGTCCCAAAATTTTTCAAGTTTTTCTTCAAGAAATCGATCTGCCTTGATCATTAATTTTGTATCAGCATCCTGAATATTTAGTTTTTTAAGAAGCTCCTTTATCGTCATATCTGTCTCAAAAAGCTTGTTACTCTCACTTTTGACGATTTCATTCATTTCACCAATAAACGTAGGATCTGTAAATTTCTTTTTGAATCCCTCTGCCGTTACTAGATGTTCTACTACTAATCTCCCCATCTGTACAGCTAGCTCTTCTCTTCGTTTTGGTATTAAACCGGGTGTAAAGGGAAGTCGTTTTCCTTTTACATATATAGGATGATGTGGTCGAAAGAGCATTTGAATAGCCAGGTGATTGGTAAAACCACCTATTATTGCTCCAA
This genomic interval carries:
- a CDS encoding YitT family protein → MELEVAKKQTQHKHTSLIKIFKRGLFILLGSILMAAGLELFLVPNKIIDGGIVGISIILSYLTNIKLAWFLFFLNLPFLYIGYKQIGKTFAYSTLFAIIVLSFSVAALHNVEVVTTDPLLATVFGGITLGIGVGIVIRYGGSLDGTEILAILFNKKLPFSVGEIIMFFNIFILGSAGFVFGWDRAMYSLIAYFIAFKTIDVTVMGLDESKSAWIISDQHIEIGDAIMARLGRGVTYLSGEGAYTGDDKKVIFCVITRLEEAKLKSIVEELDSGAFLDVGNIAEVKGGRFKKRDIH
- a CDS encoding DUF445 domain-containing protein; translated protein: MKDLFMIGMMVVIGAIIGGFTNHLAIQMLFRPHHPIYVKGKRLPFTPGLIPKRREELAVQMGRLVVEHLVTAEGFKKKFTDPTFIGEMNEIVKSESNKLFETDMTIKELLKKLNIQDADTKLMIKADRFLEEKLEKFWDEHSSQSIDELIPASLISRIDQSIPSISLYISNKGVEFFQSEVGKQKLKNMIDDFLATRGMLGNMVTMFLGQVSLVEKVQPEIIKFLKHDGTVQILTSLIEEEWNKLKRKRVDEFSDILKKEELVFTVRQKIVKELNISALLERPVSELLLPVKELIIEKIAPAIVKFAVFYLAKNSDKILQKLRVEDMVRHQVEGFSVGRLEDMILSISKKEFKMITFLGALLGGLIGLLQGVIVWLIG
- a CDS encoding YlbF family regulator; its protein translation is MSTNLHDVAYELEKAVRNSNEFQELKKLYDEVNADEAASRLFTSFRDMQLQLQQKQMSGMEITQQEVEQAQQQVALVQQHPTIARLMDTEQRMSVLIGELNQIIMKPLEELYGPMGS
- a CDS encoding Cof-type HAD-IIB family hydrolase; protein product: MYYRMLALNIDGTILRSNGRLQKGLKEAIDFVKRRGVYITLVTNRNFPSAKKVAKALKIDGLLVTHGGGFIATSVDAPIIDNRIPEEKTFNIVQVLENFDCNIRLLHERYSLGNRVHLQNNMVARAVFVTGDPLFYPMQFVESLGDSLRDFPVSTPKIDVYFEKHEELERAQTTLEHAFEGVHLYSDAPLKLEIVSKQVSKRDGLKLLGQYLGIDFSEMVVIGDSISDLEMIREAGLGVAMGNAPIEVKQAADWITRKNDQNGVPYMIMSHFRKQLSITHLNNK